The Phycisphaerae bacterium genomic sequence ACTGGGTGGCACTGGTCTGTACCCAGACCAGTGGTTGTCCGTGTTTGGCCACGGGTCGGAGTACCGACCCATGCCACCCTCGATACTTCGCTTTTGGCAACTTGCCACTGAACGGCGGATGCACCCGATCCCTTCCCCGACCGTCGCGGGCAGCCCTTGCCGGCGGCCACAGCGGGGTATAATGGCCCCATGGCTCTGAACCTGACTCCCGACTACTTCGAGGCGGACCGCAAGTACCGCCAAGCTCGCACGCCGGAAGAGAAGCTCGCGGCGCTCGAGGAGATGCTGCGCACCATCCCCAAGCACAAGGCCAGCGAGAAGAAACAGTCGGACATCAAACGCCGCATCAGCGAGTTACGCCAAGCACCGCAGACCCGCAAGAAGGGCGGCACGGTCGATCCCTACCACATTCCGCCCCAGGGGGCGGGCCAAGCCCTGCTGCTCGGCCTGCCCAACAGCGGAAAGTCCTCGATCGTCGCCCGGCTTACCAAGGCAACCGTGAAGGTCACTGACTTCCCCTTTGGCACGGCGCTGCCCGTACCCGGCATGGCGTACCATGAGGACGTGCCCATCGAACTGGTCGATCTGCCCCCGGTCACGGTCGAGCACGTGCCGTCGGGCCTGACCAACGCGTTGCGCAACACCCACGTCCTGCTGTTGGTCGTCGACCTCGCGGCGGATGCCGTGCTTGAAGACATCGAGGCCTTGCTCGCCATCCTGCGGGAGCGGGAAATCATCCTTGACGCCGGTGCCGCCGACGAGCCAAGCGCAAGCCGGGACTTCGATGATCCGGCGGAGGATGATGCGGACGAGGAGGCGGGCGATTCGCTGCACGTCGGGCCGCAGGGGCTGATCGTGTGTACCAAAGCCGACCTGCCCGGGGCCGACGACAACTGGGCCGTGCTCCAGGAATTGCGGACCGGGCCGCCGCCGATGCTGCCCGTCTCGAGCGTCACCGGGCAGGGGCTCGATGATTTGCTCGCCCGGGTCTTCGGCATGCTCGACGTCGTTCGCGTATACGCCAAGCCGCCGGGCAAGCCGGCCGACAAGGACAAGCCCTTCATCCTGCCGACCGGTAGCACGGTCGGCGAGCTGGCCCGCATGATCCACAAGGAAATCGGTGACCACCTCAAATTCGCTCGTGTGTGGGGCACTCACGCCTTCGACGGTCAGCAGGTTCACGCCAACCACGTCCTCTATGACCGCGACGTGGTCGAACTGCACACTTGAAACCTCCTGCCGGGCTCGATGCACTTCGATCATGTTCGCGGTTTGGTCTCGTCGGCTTGGTCATAGGGCTCGATATGCACCAGCGCGTCGATGACCTCGGGCTCTTCGTGCAGCAGGCGATCTGTGACCGCGTGGGCGATCCGGTGGCCTTCGCGGACGGTCAGGTCCGGGTTCACCAGGACGTGAAGATCAACTTGCAGGCCCGGGCCGACGTGTCGCGTCCGCATCGCGTGGACGGAGCGCACGCCGGGCGTCTGCGTGACCAGAGTGTACAGGCGGTCACGGGTTTCTCGCGAAGTGCCCGCGTCGACAAGTTGATTGAGCGCCGGCCAAACGATCCGCCAGGCCGCCCGTATGATCAGCAGAGAGACGACAATGGCCCCGACGTGATCGAGGAAGGTCCACGATGGGTGAAGCCGGGTGCCCAGCACGGCCAGGGCTACAGGCACCGAACTGAACGCGTCGGAGCGATGATGCCAGGCGTTGGCGATCAAAGCCGATGAGCGGATTCGCCATGCGACTCGCGTCGTCCACCGGTACAGCGCTTCCTTGCTCACGATGGACAGGGATGCGACGGCGAAGGCGCTCCAGCCGGGTACCGACGCATGATGTTGCTCGATGGTCACCAGTGCCCGGTACCCGAGGCCGACACCGACACCGGCGAGCATGACCCCGATCGCCGAGGCGATCATGGTCTCGATGCGTCCGTGGCCGTAGGGGTGGTCGGCGTCCGCGGGCGCCGACCAGTAGCGGGCGCCAACCAGCACGGCCACATCGGTGATTGCATCGGACAGGCTGTGTACCGCGTCGGCCACGAGAGCCTGGCTGGAGGCGAAAAACCCTATGGCGAGCTTGGTCGGCGAGAGCGCCAGATTAACCGCCAAGCCCCACCAGGTGACCCATTGGATCGTCGCCTCGCGGTCAGGAACGGGCGGCTGCCCCGCGGCCGGGCTTATCGGGGGGGCGGAGGGCATCCTTGGGCTTGGCGTGTGGCTTGCGCCCATGGCCGTGTGTCCTGTATTGTGCCGGAACGGCCCGGCGTGACGATTACCACCATACCCCTTGTCGGTGTCGCTCGCCAAGCCGCATCGCGTATCACGCACCTTCGTGTGCCGCGGGTGTTTCGGATCCACGACAGAATCGACGGGGCGGCGTATTATGGCGCGAGGGGACATGGGAGGACGACGTTGCGAGATGTGCGGCTTGGGATCGGGTTTTGTGCGCTGCTGGCGGGCGTGGCAGTGGGGCAAGGGAGTGGCGAGTCGCCGGTCGCGATGGAGCGGGCGGAGTCGGGCCGGCAGGGCCAGACGGCAGAGTGGCTGACCCAGATCTATGGGCGGCATGGGTTGGCGGCCAAGGCGGACGGGGTGCAGGTGTCGGAATCGAGCGGCGTGGCGGCCGGCCGGCGTAACCCGGACGTCTACTGGACGCATAACGATGCCGGGGCCAAGCATCCGCGGGTGTGGGCGTTCCGGTTGTCGGAGGAGGATCAGCGGGCCGGTGTCGCCCGGATTCTCGGGTACGTCGAGCTGGCCGGTGCGAGCAACGTGGACTGGGAGGACATTGCGGCCGGCCCCGATGGGATGATCTATGTGCTCGACGGCGGGGATAATCCTCCGTGTAAGCGCTCCGACAAGCGGATCCATCGTTTTGCCGAGCCGGTCGTGGAGTCGCAGGGTTCGCCTTTGGCGATGCGTGTACCGTTCGACTCGTTGCGGTTCGAGTACCCGGACGCCGAGCATTCAGACCGGCCGGCCGGTTCACCCGACAATCGTTTTGATGCCGAGTGCTTGCTTGTGCACCCGATCAGTGGGGACGTGTATGTGGTGACCAAGCGGAACACGCGAGGTACTCCCGAGGCCCGGGTGTTCAAGCTCGCGGCCGACGACCTTGGGTGGGACACCGAGCGCGTGCATGTACTGCGGCAGGTGGCGGACTTGAGCTCGCCGCGGCTGAACATGGCCACGGGTGGGGAGGTCGATCCGCACGGGCGACGCGTGGTGATTCGGAACTACCTCGGGGCGTTCGAGTATCTGCTGCCCACCGACCGGCCGTTCGACGAGGTCTTCCGGCAGCCTGGTCAGTTCCTGAACATGGGGATCGAGCTGGCTGGGCAGTTGCAGGGCGAGGCGATCTGCTACACGCGCGACGGCCGCGATCTGATCACCACCACAGAGGCTCGCCGTGACGGCCGATTCAGCGTCTTTCGCACGAACTGGCAACTGGCGAACCTGCGGGTAGAGGATACTGCCGCCGATAGGGCGACGATCAGGTGGGAGACAGCTTCACCGGCCAGTTCGCGGGTGGAGTTCGGTGCCACGCCGGCGTGCGGCGAATTCGTCGACGGGCAGGGAGTCACAGCCAGTCACGCGGTGACGCTGACCGGCTTGGCCGCCGACACGGAGTATCACTACCGGGTGACATCGGGCAGCCTGCGGCATCCGCTGCTGCCGCCTCTTCCGTCGTTTCGCACGGCAGGTCCGTTGTCGTCGACGCGACCCGAGTAATCAGCCCTCTCGCGGATCAGTTAGGGCGATGGTTCGAGCGGTTGCGACTCGGCGGCGGGCCGGGGCAGGCGGCGCCACACGGCCACGAGGAGCGGACCGAGACGGTGTCATCGCCGTCGGCGTTGCCTGGTCCGATGCCCAGTCCTGCCCAGCCGGTCTATCGGCCGCAGCCCGCGCCGACGGATTCGAGCGTTCCGGTTGGACCGGTTGTCGCGGACACGGCGACTCCTCGGCCGGCGCCCATCGGTACGCTTTCCGCGGATCCTGTGATCACCCCGGCCACGCAGCCTGCGGTCGAGACGGCCGGCCCGGTTCGGCACCCTCTGGCTCGACCCGCGGATGAGCCTGCGGTGTCGGCGGCGGCGATTGCCCCCGCTGCCCTGGTCGCCCCAGTGGCGGAGACGAAGGTCCATACCATCGCGGCGGGCGCCTCGCCCGCGCCGTCGCCCACCACTGGCGTCAGAGCGCCGATCGCCGCGGCCCCGGCGGTTCGGTCCGCGGCCCGTCCCGTCCCGGCCGATCGAGCTTATACGGTCAAGGCGGGCGATGCGTGGTATGGTCTTGCCCAGAGATTCCTGGGCGACGGCAACGAATGGCCGCGCCTTTTTGAGCTGAACAAGGAGCGTCTTTCGGGCAACCGGGAAGTTCTGCCGGCTGGCGTGGTCATCGAGCTGCCCCGCGACGCCAAGATCTCCACGACGACGACCAATTGACGGCTGCGACGAGCAGCTTGTCGGAACCGCGGCCGGAAGGGTGCGGTGTAGGGTGTTGTACGGATACATTTTATCGGGGTCTGGTGACCAGCCTTGTCAGGAGCGGGGGGCGTGGGCTATAGTTATGTGAGCTCTGTGGCGAGTTGCCACTGGGGTCGCATCGGGCGCCTTATGCTGCGAATGTTGCTTGCCATTCCGTTGGTGGTGGTTCTTGCCTGGCCTCAGGCGACGATACCCTGCTGTACCGTTTCCGTGGAGGGCGATGGCCACGCGGGGATCGGTTCCGGAAGCTGCGGTGGTTGTTGCTCGCCAAGGCAAGATTCTTCTCGCGATTCGTCGGAGCAAGGCGACCCGGATCAAACCCAAGGTGGTTCTCCCGTATCGGGCGGCTGCACCAACTGTCTGCAATCCTGTTGCGTCCGCACGGTGGACGGTCCAGGTCATATCGTTGTGACCATGGCGTGGTCTTGGCGTGGCGGTTCGGACGGCAGCGATCAACGTCCCGCGTCCACGGATCGAGAGCGCATTTTCCACCCTCCTCGCGTTTAAGCACTCCAACGCAACCGGGATCCGTGGTTGCTCTGCGCACGCGTGCCGCGCGGGCTGAAGCCCGCGGCTTTTTGGTGTAGCGTGCCGGCACCTGCATTCATTACTTCTACCGCTACCTGATTCCCATGGTCCTCGGCTTGGGGCGAAAGGCTGAGCCTTTCGTGCTCGCAGGCCGGCGAGGCTGGAGTGTGTGTCGTGATTTCTGATAACCCTGATCTGTCCGTACTGGTGCGCGAATCCGCGCGTCGACCGGAGCGTCGGAGTCCGGCGGGCGGAACGCGCGTTCCGCTGCCGCCGCGGCGATGGAAGACGCGGGTGCTGCTGCCGCTGCTGATTCTCGGTGGGCTGGGGGCATTGCTGGCGTATGCGGCGCGGGATGCGTTGATCCCAGCGGTGGATGTGGAGGTGGTTCCGGTGGTCGTCAAGACGGGGGTGGCCGGCGGTGGGGCGGTGACCGTGCAAGCGCCCGGTTGGCTGGAGCCGGACCCCTTTCCATTGGCCGTCTCGGCGCTGGCCAGCGGGGTGGTGCGCGAGGTGCTGGTGCTGGAAGGCGAAGCGGTTGAGGTAGGGCAGGTGGTGGCCCGGTTGGTGGAGGAAGATGCGGAACTGGCTTTGCGGCGTGCGGAGGCCGAGCTGGGCCAGCGCCGATCGGCGCTGCGGATTTCGGAAGCGACACGAGACGCGGCCCAGCGCGATTGGGACCATCCTATCGAGCGTGTCCGGCAGGTCGCGGTGGCCGAGGCGTTGCTGGTTGAGCGTCAGGGCGAGCTTTCGCAATCGGCGGCGGAATTGGCGGCAGCGCAAGCGCGGCTCGTCGAGTTGGAGGCTGAGTATCGCCGTCTCGAGGGTTTGCACGAGACGGGCCAGGCGGCGCCGATCGAGTTCATCCGCGCGGAGCAGCAATACGAGGTGCATCGTGCCCTGGTGGACGCGGCCCGGGCGCGGCAAGCGGTGGTGGCGGCTCATATCCGCGGCGCGGAGGCCGAAGTTGTCGCCTCGAAGAAGTATCTGGAGCTTCGGATTCCCGAGCGACGGGCGTTGGACGAGGCTCAAGCGGAGGTGGGGCGTGCTGAAGCGGCGGTGGCGGCGGCTCTGGCGGCCCGGGACGAGGCGGCGTTGACGTTGGCTCGCATGGAGGTGCGCTCGCCGGTGGCCGGGGTGGTGATGACTCGGCTGGTCGAGCCGGGCGCGAAGTTGATGCTCGGGGCGGATACCCCGCGGGCGGCGCAGGTGGTGCGGTTGTACGACCCCGCTCGGCAGCAGGTGCGGGTCGATGTGCCTTTGACCGAGGCGGCCGCGGTGGTTCTGGGGCAGGAAGCGGAGGTGGTGGTGGATGTGTTTCCGGATCGCGTTTTTCGCGGGCGGGTGACGCGGCTGGTGCACGAGGCGGACATTCAGAAGAACACGTTGCAGGTCAAGGTGGCGATCGAAGACCCGCCGGTGGATCTGAAACCGGAGACGCTGGCCCGGGTGCGTTTTCTGGGCCGGCTGGAGGCCGATGAGCAGGCCCAGCGTCTGTTGGTTCCCGCCGCGCTGGTTCGGCAGACCGAGGCGGGAACCTGCGTATGGCTGGCGGATCGTGCTGGTGGGGTGGCGCAACTGCGATCCGTGGTGGCGGGGACGGCTCGGCAGGGCGATTGGGTCGAGGTGCGTGAGGGTTTGCGGGCGGGTGATCGGCTGATTGCGGGTGATCCGAGTCGGTTGCGGGCCGGGATGCGTGTTCGGATCGTAGGTGAGCAGGCGGTCGCGGAAAGGCCGTGATGTGGAGGATAGAGGTATGGCATTGATCGAATGTCGCGGTCTGACGCGGTCGTACCGCAAAGGGGAGGTCGAGATCATCCCGCTGGCGGATTTGGATCTGGACGTGGAGGAGGGCGAGTTCCTGGCCTTGATGGGACCGTCGGGCAGCGGCAAGACGACGCTGCTGAACATTATCGCGGGGATCGATCGGCCGACCCGGGGCAGCGCGGTCATCGACGGTGTGGACGTGGGCGGGTTATCGCGCTCGCGGCTGGCGGCCTGGCGATCGGACTACGTGGGATACATCTTCCAGTTGTACAACCTCGTGCCGACGCTCACTGCTTATGAGAACGTCGAGCTGCCGTTGCTGCTGCATGGACTGTCGCGTCGTCAGCGGCATGAACGGGTGGCGGTGGCTCTTGACGTGGTGGGTCTGGCGGATCGGCACGATCACTACCCGCGGCAGCTTAGCGGCGGGCAGGAGCAGCGGGTGGCCATCGCCCGGGCGATCGTCACCGATCCGCGGATCATTGTAGCCGATGAACCGACCGGCGACCTGGACGGGACGGCGGCGGCGGCGGTGATGGACCTGCTCGCTCGATTGAACCGCGAGTTCAATAAGACGCTGATTATGGTGACGCACGATCCGGGCACAGCAAGGTACGCGCACCGGATCCTGCACTTGGAGAAGGGCCGACTGATCGAGTCTGGAAAGGTGGCGACTGTCTAGCGGTGTCGCTTGCGGCGCCGACGGGTGTCGCGAGCGGCGCCGCTCAACGGTTGGCGTTGCATGCGGCGCCGTTAGTTAAACGGGTTTGCGCAGGAGGTTTGGAGATAACGCTATGTTGCGTATTCGCTTTATTCCGCTGGTGGTCAAGCAGGTGGTCCGGCATCGCACGCGGAGCGTGTTGACGGTGGCGGGTGTGGCGGTGGCGATGTTTCTGTTCTGCACGGTGCAGGCGATGCAGGCCGGCGCGGCCTCTGTGACCCAGACCGCGGCGGCGGATACGACCCTCGTGGTGTATCGCCAGCATCGCTATTGCCCGTTCACCAGTCGTTTGCCGCAGTCTTATGAGGATCGCATTCGCCGGATCCCTGGAGTGGTTGGTGTGGTGCCGATGCGCATCGCGGTCAACAATTGCCGCACGAGTCTGGACGTGGTCACCTTCCGCGGTGTGCCCAGCGAAGCGTTCATGGCGGAGTACCTGCCGCGTCTGGAGGTACTGAGTGGTTCAGTGGG encodes the following:
- a CDS encoding ABC transporter ATP-binding protein, whose product is MALIECRGLTRSYRKGEVEIIPLADLDLDVEEGEFLALMGPSGSGKTTLLNIIAGIDRPTRGSAVIDGVDVGGLSRSRLAAWRSDYVGYIFQLYNLVPTLTAYENVELPLLLHGLSRRQRHERVAVALDVVGLADRHDHYPRQLSGGQEQRVAIARAIVTDPRIIVADEPTGDLDGTAAAAVMDLLARLNREFNKTLIMVTHDPGTARYAHRILHLEKGRLIESGKVATV
- a CDS encoding TGS domain-containing protein; translated protein: MALNLTPDYFEADRKYRQARTPEEKLAALEEMLRTIPKHKASEKKQSDIKRRISELRQAPQTRKKGGTVDPYHIPPQGAGQALLLGLPNSGKSSIVARLTKATVKVTDFPFGTALPVPGMAYHEDVPIELVDLPPVTVEHVPSGLTNALRNTHVLLLVVDLAADAVLEDIEALLAILREREIILDAGAADEPSASRDFDDPAEDDADEEAGDSLHVGPQGLIVCTKADLPGADDNWAVLQELRTGPPPMLPVSSVTGQGLDDLLARVFGMLDVVRVYAKPPGKPADKDKPFILPTGSTVGELARMIHKEIGDHLKFARVWGTHAFDGQQVHANHVLYDRDVVELHT
- a CDS encoding cation transporter; its protein translation is MPSAPPISPAAGQPPVPDREATIQWVTWWGLAVNLALSPTKLAIGFFASSQALVADAVHSLSDAITDVAVLVGARYWSAPADADHPYGHGRIETMIASAIGVMLAGVGVGLGYRALVTIEQHHASVPGWSAFAVASLSIVSKEALYRWTTRVAWRIRSSALIANAWHHRSDAFSSVPVALAVLGTRLHPSWTFLDHVGAIVVSLLIIRAAWRIVWPALNQLVDAGTSRETRDRLYTLVTQTPGVRSVHAMRTRHVGPGLQVDLHVLVNPDLTVREGHRIAHAVTDRLLHEEPEVIDALVHIEPYDQADETKPRT
- a CDS encoding efflux RND transporter periplasmic adaptor subunit, with the protein product MISDNPDLSVLVRESARRPERRSPAGGTRVPLPPRRWKTRVLLPLLILGGLGALLAYAARDALIPAVDVEVVPVVVKTGVAGGGAVTVQAPGWLEPDPFPLAVSALASGVVREVLVLEGEAVEVGQVVARLVEEDAELALRRAEAELGQRRSALRISEATRDAAQRDWDHPIERVRQVAVAEALLVERQGELSQSAAELAAAQARLVELEAEYRRLEGLHETGQAAPIEFIRAEQQYEVHRALVDAARARQAVVAAHIRGAEAEVVASKKYLELRIPERRALDEAQAEVGRAEAAVAAALAARDEAALTLARMEVRSPVAGVVMTRLVEPGAKLMLGADTPRAAQVVRLYDPARQQVRVDVPLTEAAAVVLGQEAEVVVDVFPDRVFRGRVTRLVHEADIQKNTLQVKVAIEDPPVDLKPETLARVRFLGRLEADEQAQRLLVPAALVRQTEAGTCVWLADRAGGVAQLRSVVAGTARQGDWVEVREGLRAGDRLIAGDPSRLRAGMRVRIVGEQAVAERP
- a CDS encoding LysM peptidoglycan-binding domain-containing protein, with the translated sequence MSAAAIAPAALVAPVAETKVHTIAAGASPAPSPTTGVRAPIAAAPAVRSAARPVPADRAYTVKAGDAWYGLAQRFLGDGNEWPRLFELNKERLSGNREVLPAGVVIELPRDAKISTTTTN